One genomic region from Jiangella sp. DSM 45060 encodes:
- a CDS encoding bifunctional proline dehydrogenase/L-glutamate gamma-semialdehyde dehydrogenase, whose product MAVTWNDTDARAGGLNELLALSDEVVATVRRWLDESAQHPASAAAQRLSQVLADPSGLPFAVGFVDGVIRPEDPKVAAQALRELAADVPAFLPAHLRLAVRAGGLAGRVAPGVVVPIARRALREMVGHLVVDARPAKLGKAIGRIRRDGARLNVNLLGEAVLGAREARRRLDGTLKLLDRPDVDYVSVKVSSTVAPHSAWAFDDTVAHVVEALMPLYRRAAAASTFVNLDMEEYRDLELTTAVFTTLLDRPEFEGLEAGIVLQAYLPDTLATMVRLQEWAAARRGRGGAPVKVRVVKGANLPMERVEASLRGWPLATWHSKQESDTNYKRLLDYALRPEHIGNVHIGVAGHNLFDLAFAWLLAGRRGVRDGVEVEMLLGMAQGQAEVVRREVGKVRLYTPVVHPREFDVAIAYLVRRLEEGASSENFLSALAGLHDHEELFVRERDRFLASLAALDRTVPRPHRVQDRRETVSGAVQTEFQNVPDTDPALPGNVAWSREILSRAVASTTGAATAESAVVRTADALDGVLGSAEAAGRGWGALTGAERAAVLRRAAVELERRRAELLEVMAAEAGKTLDQGDPEVSEAIDFANYYASLAEALDDVDGAVRRPVPLTVVTPPWNFPLAIPAGSTLAALAAGSAVVLKPASQAVRCGAVLAEALWAAGVPRDVLRLLRVGESALGKALVSDPRVGRLILTGAFETAELFRSFRTDLPLLAETSGKNAIVVTPSADIDLAVRDVVYSAFGHAGQKCSAASLVILVGSVARSRRFRDQLVDAVASLKVGLPTDPTTQMGPLIGPADGKLLRALTTLGPGESWVVRPRRLDDEGRVWSPGVKVGVTDGSEYHLTEYFGPVLGIMTAATLDEAIALQNRVAYGLTAGLHTRDAADLAAWLDRVEAGNVYVNRGTTGAIVRRQPFGGWKRSAVGAGTKAGGPNYLVGLTDWSPAPSTATAPLAAGPAALLAAAHAAGLAGADALERALRSDAAAWRDEFGVARDVSGLSAERNVFRYLPYPVTVRHESGAPVADLLRVVAAGVLAGARVTVSATGELPAAVTSAVTALGVEVAVEPDAVWRRRAATLTGRVRLVGGDPSALYGATGGRPDLAVYAQPVTEAGRVELLPFLHEQAVSITAHRFGSPDPLAASVLASAAS is encoded by the coding sequence ATGGCCGTGACCTGGAACGACACCGACGCTCGCGCGGGCGGGCTGAACGAGCTGCTGGCGCTGTCCGACGAGGTCGTCGCGACCGTCCGCCGCTGGCTGGACGAGTCCGCGCAGCACCCCGCCAGCGCGGCCGCCCAGCGGCTCTCCCAGGTGCTGGCCGATCCCAGCGGGCTGCCGTTCGCCGTCGGCTTCGTCGACGGCGTCATCCGGCCGGAGGACCCGAAGGTCGCGGCCCAGGCGCTGCGCGAACTGGCCGCCGACGTGCCCGCGTTCCTGCCCGCGCACCTGCGGCTCGCGGTCCGGGCCGGCGGGCTGGCCGGACGGGTCGCGCCCGGGGTGGTCGTGCCGATCGCGCGGCGGGCGCTGCGCGAGATGGTCGGCCACCTGGTCGTCGACGCACGGCCGGCGAAACTGGGCAAGGCGATCGGCCGCATCCGCCGCGACGGCGCCCGGCTCAACGTCAACCTGCTGGGCGAGGCCGTGCTCGGTGCACGCGAGGCCCGTCGTCGCCTCGACGGCACGCTGAAGCTGCTGGACCGCCCCGACGTCGACTACGTGTCGGTGAAGGTGTCGTCGACGGTGGCGCCGCATTCGGCGTGGGCGTTCGACGACACCGTCGCGCACGTCGTCGAGGCGCTCATGCCGCTGTACCGGCGGGCCGCGGCCGCGTCGACGTTCGTCAACCTGGACATGGAGGAGTACCGCGACCTCGAACTGACGACGGCGGTCTTCACCACGCTGCTGGACCGGCCCGAGTTCGAGGGCCTGGAGGCCGGCATCGTCCTGCAGGCGTACCTGCCGGACACGCTGGCGACGATGGTCCGCCTGCAGGAGTGGGCGGCAGCACGCCGGGGCCGCGGCGGCGCGCCGGTCAAGGTCCGTGTCGTCAAGGGCGCGAACCTGCCGATGGAGCGGGTCGAGGCGTCGCTGCGCGGCTGGCCACTGGCCACCTGGCACAGCAAGCAGGAGTCCGACACCAACTACAAGCGGCTGCTCGACTACGCGCTGCGGCCCGAGCACATCGGCAACGTGCACATCGGCGTCGCCGGGCACAACCTGTTCGACCTCGCCTTCGCGTGGCTGCTGGCCGGGCGGCGCGGCGTCCGCGACGGCGTCGAGGTCGAGATGCTGCTGGGCATGGCCCAGGGCCAGGCCGAGGTGGTCCGCCGCGAGGTCGGCAAGGTCCGGCTCTACACCCCGGTCGTGCACCCGCGCGAGTTCGACGTCGCCATCGCCTACCTGGTGCGGCGGCTGGAGGAGGGCGCGAGCTCGGAGAACTTCCTGTCCGCGCTGGCCGGGCTGCACGACCACGAGGAGCTGTTCGTCCGCGAGCGCGACCGCTTCCTCGCCTCGCTGGCCGCGCTGGACCGTACGGTGCCCCGCCCGCACCGCGTCCAGGACCGCCGCGAGACGGTGAGCGGCGCCGTCCAGACCGAGTTCCAGAACGTGCCCGACACCGACCCCGCGCTGCCCGGCAACGTGGCGTGGAGTCGCGAGATCCTGTCCCGCGCGGTCGCCAGCACCACCGGGGCAGCCACCGCGGAATCGGCGGTGGTGAGGACGGCCGACGCGCTGGACGGCGTGCTGGGGTCGGCCGAGGCGGCCGGACGGGGCTGGGGCGCGCTGACCGGCGCCGAGCGGGCCGCGGTGCTGCGCCGTGCCGCCGTCGAGCTGGAGCGGCGCCGGGCCGAGCTGCTGGAGGTCATGGCGGCCGAGGCCGGCAAGACCCTCGACCAGGGCGACCCCGAGGTATCTGAGGCGATCGACTTCGCCAACTACTACGCGAGCCTGGCCGAGGCGCTCGACGACGTCGACGGCGCGGTGCGGCGGCCGGTGCCGCTGACCGTCGTCACGCCGCCGTGGAACTTCCCGCTCGCCATCCCGGCCGGGTCGACGCTGGCCGCGCTGGCCGCCGGGTCCGCCGTCGTGCTGAAGCCGGCGTCGCAGGCGGTGCGCTGCGGCGCCGTGCTGGCCGAGGCGCTGTGGGCGGCCGGGGTCCCGCGCGACGTGCTGCGGCTGCTCCGGGTCGGCGAGTCCGCGCTGGGCAAGGCGCTGGTGTCCGACCCGCGGGTCGGCCGGCTCATCCTCACCGGCGCGTTCGAGACCGCCGAGCTGTTTCGCTCGTTCCGCACCGACCTCCCGCTGCTGGCCGAGACCAGCGGCAAGAACGCGATCGTCGTCACCCCGAGCGCCGACATCGACCTCGCCGTCCGCGACGTCGTGTACTCCGCGTTCGGCCACGCCGGGCAGAAGTGCTCGGCGGCGTCGCTGGTCATCCTGGTCGGCTCGGTGGCGCGGTCGCGCCGGTTCCGCGACCAGCTGGTCGACGCCGTCGCGTCGCTGAAGGTGGGGCTGCCGACCGACCCGACGACCCAGATGGGCCCGCTCATCGGCCCCGCCGACGGCAAGCTGCTGCGCGCGCTGACGACGCTGGGCCCGGGCGAGTCGTGGGTGGTGCGGCCGCGCCGGCTCGACGACGAGGGCCGCGTCTGGTCGCCCGGTGTGAAGGTCGGCGTCACCGACGGCTCCGAGTACCACCTGACGGAGTACTTCGGCCCGGTGCTCGGCATCATGACCGCGGCCACCCTGGACGAGGCGATCGCGCTGCAGAACCGGGTCGCCTACGGCCTCACCGCGGGGCTGCACACCCGCGACGCCGCCGACCTTGCCGCCTGGCTGGACCGCGTCGAGGCCGGCAACGTCTACGTCAACCGCGGCACCACCGGCGCGATCGTCCGACGGCAGCCGTTCGGCGGCTGGAAGCGCTCCGCCGTCGGCGCCGGCACCAAGGCCGGCGGGCCGAACTACCTCGTCGGGCTGACCGACTGGTCGCCCGCGCCGTCCACCGCCACGGCGCCGCTGGCCGCCGGGCCGGCTGCGCTGCTGGCCGCCGCGCACGCCGCCGGGCTGGCCGGCGCCGACGCGCTGGAGCGGGCGCTGCGCAGCGACGCCGCCGCCTGGCGCGACGAGTTCGGCGTCGCGCGCGACGTGTCCGGGCTGAGCGCCGAGCGCAACGTGTTCCGCTACCTGCCGTACCCGGTCACGGTCCGGCACGAGTCCGGCGCCCCGGTCGCCGACCTGCTGCGGGTGGTCGCGGCCGGTGTGCTCGCGGGCGCCCGGGTGACGGTGTCGGCGACCGGCGAGCTGCCCGCCGCGGTGACGTCGGCCGTGACGGCGCTGGGCGTCGAGGTCGCGGTCGAGCCCGACGCGGTCTGGCGGCGCCGGGCGGCGACGCTGACCGGGCGGGTCCGGCTGGTCGGCGGCGACCCGTCGGCGCTGTACGGGGCGACCGGCGGCCGTCCCGACCTCGCCGTCTACGCCCAGCCGGTGACCGAGGCCGGCCGCGTCGAGCTGCTGCCGTTCCTGCACGAGCAGGCCGT